CCTACTTTGAACTTTGAAAGGCATTGTATGGCATTATGTTCAGGGTCACAACAGTAAATCCACGGAAATGCTGTATTGGAAGTCCTATGTCAGTTATGTTTGAAGATATCTCATTTTCTCCGTACCTTCTCTTTCCATCTTTGACAGTCAAGGTTCCGTTGGATGCATATATGATAGACTTTGTTTTCTCCGAAAGAGAAGATGGTGGGATTTTTGACAACAAGAATGGTATGGACTATCACATACCTGTACTTGGAGGAGTTGTGAAAGAGCCTCCAATGCACATTGTACATATATCTGTTGAAATGGCACCGATTGCAAAGGTAATTAGTTTTAACAGATCAACCTCCTGTCATTGGCATTGAAAGCGCGCTCTTGAACTATAGaaataatttttatgttttgtttgtttgtgaCATTTTCTTCTTTGCCATCTgctgtttacaaattacaattgaCATATTTGTCTTGTGGAACTCGTACCTGTTGATTTTGATCATATTGGTCTAGAAGTCCATTAAATTGTCATCCTGAAAGAAGAAGCTTCAGAACTCttggaataaaataattattgaataaGGGCTTTTACTATGTACTTACTTGATTTGCCAGAAGATATTTTCTCAAACTCAATATTAGTGTTTATCAAGTTGCAGATTTGATGATTTAATGTCAGAAGATATCTTTGTTCCCACTTAGTATGATTTAACAATGGTCTATATCCTTGTTACTGAAAAATTTGAACCACAAATGTATATTGTTTGGTAATGTtattatttacaaattacaagatAAGTCAATCCTGTTTAGAGAGACTAGCGGACTGAGGTCTGATACAGGGATCAACCTGTTACCACCAACTGCTTTTTTGATTTGCAATTGCCATTTTTCTGGAAGTGAGGGATGTTATTTCCTTTTTCCCATTGAACAAAGAAAACAGCTTGGTCTATGTAATTTTGTCATTGTAAGCTATGGTCTCTATGAGTTTTCTCGTGTTTGCTTATTCTACTCCATACAGGTAGGGGGTCTTGGTGACGTTGTAACAAGTCTTTCACGAGCGGTCCAGGATATGAACCACAATGTGGAAATCATTCTCCCAAAGTATGATTGTCTGAATCTCAGCCATGTAAGTTTCAACATGTTTCTTTTTCTTGCATTATGTATTACTCCAAAATCTCCTGGCATTTCTCATAATGTATTTGAAGTATAGTTTGAGCTGCTTCGCTTTAATTTGCTTTGATGTAATTTCTATggaattgagtatttttataaattatgtatGCACGGACCATTGTAAGAAGTATTCCCTCAGTTACATATTCCAAACTTTATTTACGTTAGTGTGAAGTGTGATATCAGAAAGCACAGATTCAAAGCTTTGAAAATTAGGTATCTATGAGCTTCATAGGGCTCTGTGGTTCTGCGAATTTGgttttacttattttatctgttaaataaaattttgaattttgtattGATGAAACCTACATGTAATTCAATAGGTGAAGGATTTGCAGTTCCACAAGAGCTATTCTTGGGGTGGCACTGAAATTAAAGTCTGGTCCGGGAAGGTAGAAGGCATTTCTGTTTATTTTTTGGAACCTCAGAATGGGTAATTTCTAGTGCTCCCTTTCTACATTTGGCATAGAACCACCAATGGATGTTTTCGACCTACTGAAAACTTTTATTTGGCTGTTAATATTATAGatgtctttttaattttttgacctTTCATCTAACTGAGATAAATATTATGACTAGTGAGGGTTAGTGAAGGTTAATGGTATAGCAGTTCTCTTTCATTATACTGTATATACTCTCATATTGAGTTCTTTTTAACAGATAGATAATAGGTTACTTATAACATATCAACTAATTCCTTATGTTAACGGCCTTAAGTCTCTGTCTGAATTGCTTGCTATTATTTATGTCTCTGTCTGAATTGCTTGCTATTACTTATATGAACAATTATTATCCTCATGCCCATGTTTTCAGGCATAACTCATGATAGTGCATATCTATTTGTTTCATAAGTAATGTGCATCTCTTTATAATTTTATGTTCCCTAACagatattttctatttcttgCAACTCAAAGTAGATACTTCTGAAAACTTGAGAGTCTATACTTGAGTCGTCTTCGGTGCTTCTGGAATCTAAATTAATTTgaggtttttctttttattgaGCTTATCTGCCTTCATATAGGCGCATCAAAGGAAGAATAACATAATAGATTTAAGTATTATGTGATGTATAATGCTTGAACTTAGATTTCAGTTTGGTAGTAACAAGGGCACCTCCTAACCTGTATGACTTATATATGCAGTTTACATGTATCCATTTAGCAGCCTATGTGTAATTATATTTCAGTTTCTAGTGTGCCTAAAAGGACTTGGTATTATTGTGTAACTTTATTTTGGCATATGATTATCAGTTTCTTGACGCACCTTCTCCCCAGAAAGCAATGTATACAATTCTGACAAGTTAATCTAATGCGTGCTACACCTCCAGATTATTTTGGGTTGGCTGCATCTATGGACGTGGTAATGATGGGGATAGATTTGGATTCTTTTGCAATGCAGCTCTAGAGTTTCTTCTGCAAAGTGGATCCCATCCAGTAAGCTTACTGCTCAAACTATCAATTCCAGCTGTCTAATTTATCTAATGCTGTAACTTTGGGGACCAAGAAATCTGATCTTGATGACTATGATGAGATATACTGCAACCTATACTAATAAGAGCTTATGGATTGTTTTATTGATGAGAACTTCTTTTCTGAGGCTTTGATTTCTCCCTTGATGCTTTCTTATATTatttgcaattttaatttagcCATATGTATCTAGAACCTCTTACAGTTAGCTAGCTGCATATTATATGCAATGGATGTGCAAATCGTGGCACAATTTTGTCTTGATCTTTTTTCATCTCTGACTCTTTGTTTTATACCATATGTTTCTTGAGCTCTATAATCaaactcttcttttttttgtttaatgcATTGCACCAGTGCTTTTCTATCTTGTTGAGAAGAACTAATGAAGTTAAATGACAATGCAGAAATTATTTTGTCAAACTTTGATTTCCTGTATCTATGGTGGTTGCAGTTATTATTGTTTCTCTTGCAAACTGATAAAAAAGGTTTTGCTGTTGATACCAGGATATAATTCATTGTCACGATTGGTCTAGTGCCCCAGTTGCATGGCTGTTCAAAGAACAGTACATGCATTATGGCCTCAGTAAAGCTCGCATTGTTTTTACCATACACAACCTTGAATTTGGAGCTGAATTGATTGGGAAAGCCATGGCTTCCGCAGACAAGGCTACAACTGTAAGTTTCTGAGGGCCTTCGGTGAAGAAACATTTCCACACAAGGCTTAATAAGTTTTGCTTAAGGACTATAAACTTACCAAGTAAAGCAGATTGTTGGGCTTTTTTAATCTTGTATGTGCCTTTTGCATTTTCCTGCAGGTGTCACCAACTTATTCCCGGGAAGTTTCTGGGAATCCTGTAATTGCTCCTTATCTCTACAAGTTTCATGGTATCCTAAATGGAATTGACCCAGACATATGGGATCCTTATAATGATAAGTTCCTTCCTGTAAGTAAATTACTTCCTACTATACTTACCTTTAGAAGGATAAAAATTGCTTGTTTACCTCTTTGCAAGTTGGGTATTTTTGGATGCATGAATTGGAAAGACATAGCTGTCTTGCTTCAACTGTGGATTACGGATAAGGGAACTGGGTtgttggggggggggggatggTAGTGGTTGTGTTTGATATGCTGCTTCATATGCCTTGTGCAAGCCATCACCATTGTGGGATAAGAGGTGCACGCCATAGCTTAAATATAGAGATTTCTGTACAATGTCTTTGCATTGTTTATCTTCTTAGAAAGTATGTCGTCAAATGAAAGTTGAATTTGAGACCTGAAATCTGGTTGATGATGTGTTTAGATAGAAATCATAGAATTACTATTCTTAGATGGTATGCCTGAATAGTATTGGGATGTAACTGAGATAGGTGAGTAATATGTTTACAATCAGGAAGTATAAGTTCATAAACTACTTACACTATTAGTTCTATGATGACCCTTGTTGTGCAAGTGGAGTGCCTGAAGGACACATGTTTTTGTTAATGTCTGTTGGTATACATATTGACGTCGTTAATCAAATATAGAAGTCTACATCTAAGTGCAGTTTCATGTTAAGCAGATGTTTTCTTTTTCTGATGCAAATGCCATGCATGCCTTTACAGGTTTCTTATACTTCAGAAAATGTTGTCGAAGGCAAAcaagctgccaaagaagcttTGCAGGAAAGACTTGGGCTGAAAAAGGCTGATCTGCCCATGGTAGGAATCATTACTCGACTGACTCACCAGAAAGGGATCCACCTCATCAAGCATGCAATCTGGCGGACCCTTGAACGCAATGGACAAGTTTGTCTTACCTCTCTCTTTATTTAATCCTGCAACTGTTACTTAGAATAACTAATACACTTTCCATGTTTCCTAACGCTTTAACATTAGTTTGATGAGGGACATGACAGTGTTGATTGACTAACTGCTATTTTACCTTTAATGATTCGGTATTTGTGTAGTGTAGACCTGCATCTGTGAATGAATGGTTCATTTGAAGAAAATTATGAATCAACTATCAAGACAATCTTTGTTTGATAACTTTCTATTTCCTGATGAGCATTTTTTATAGGTGGTCCTGCTGGGTTCAGCTCCTGATCCTAGGATTCAGAATGATTTTGTTAATTTGGCTAATCAACTGCATTCTTCACATACTGATCGTGCACGCCTATGTCTGACATATGATGAGCCTCTCTCACACTTGGTACTGTCTCATGGAATTCAGCTGTTTCACCTATGTACCACCTTAATTTTGATTCTTACTTATCATGCAGATATATGCTGGTGCTGATTTTATTCTTGTCCCTTCTATTTTTGAACCTTGTGGACTAACTCAACTCACAGCCATGAGATACGGCTCAGTCCCTGTTGTGCGCAAAACTGGAGGTGATAAAGTGGAATCTGATTGTCCTTTCTTGTACTATAACCATATGAAGTGGAATTTCACTTTCAATGTTTTGCTGATATACTTTTTGAATAGTTTTTCTTTTCGTGATGTGTTAGACCCCCACATGCTGAAGTCAAATATCGAACTCTTCTTACCTATGCTCATCCCTGGAAACTACATCTGTTATCTAGAGTAATTTAGGGGTTATTTGGCTAATTGTGTATATCAGTTAAATGTCTTCCTCAACCAAAAAATTCTCAATAACCTGCTTTCACTCCCCCTTACAAGCAGTTATTCAAGTTCATCGCCTACCTACTTATTACTGTCCAACTAAAAGGTTAAAGATAGTAATATCTCATAACTTCCATTCTTTTGTGGAAAATAAAGCTGTGCATATTCTTGCAGCACATTGTTAATATGCTCAATATATTCTGAGTTTTTTTTATTCTGTTTGAGAGCCTCAAACTCTGACTTTTATCCCTGCAGGACTCTATGATACTGTTTATGATGTTGACCATGATGTAGATAGGGCACAAGAACAAGGCCTTCAACCAAATGGATTTAATTTTGATGGAGCAGATGCAGGAGGTGTTGATTATGCTTTAAATAGGTATAATAGCTATAATCTTTGGAGACTTTGCTTGTGTCTTGCCTTCTATGTCCATCCCCACAATAATAGAAGAAAATAGAACCCTTAAATGGTAGTGGAAATAATGAATATCGTCCATTTGAATCTCTTCCCACACCTCAAACTTTGTCCAAATCTCTCTGCTTAGCAGTTCAGATAGGATTCTATAGCCCATCATCTGCACATTCTCAGCCCACCCATTTTTCTGTTAGAGCATATCCGACCATTTATACCAAATTCAAACCCATTTTAGTATAAATGTCATAgtgattttactccaaccatttacaccaaactcaacttaaaagaatattctatATCCACTTACTTTTATACTCGCAAAATCTGAAAAGTAATTTGGGTTTACTTTGGTGTAAACCCAAAAATGGGTATATCTTGTTTAAAAAACCCAAAATGGGATAAGTTTGCAGTTCTTTAGGAGCTATTTTTCAACTCTATTTTGGGTAATAGAATACAATTGGAGATGGTCTTAGCGAGAATGCTCACATAATATTTAATGTTGCAGAGCAATATCTGCGTGGTACGACAAGAGGGAGTGGTTCTATGCATTGTGCAAGTGTGTTATGGAGCAAGATTGGTCCTGGAACCGGCCTGCTCTTGATTACTTGGAGCTCTACAACGCAGCACGCAAGTGAGAAAAGTTCAAGACAACGTTGTGTACAGGTTCAGTCGCTAGTTCCATATCTGTTTATTATTCTGGAGCAAAATATGACGTAATCGTAAAAACAATACCGTTTCCAATAATTTCACACCTTGTATCCATCATGTTGACAATAATGGAATCCCCTGGAGTTTTCGGCAATCCTGGTAAAGCCCACTTGTCTGGTGATTTGTGAGGATTGCAACAAATGTTGAGGTTGAGGGCTTAGCAGCATTAGTCAATAGGGGGCCTAAACACCACATAAATTGCTTTGGTATAGGACGTTATCCAACCTGGAAACAAACTTTGTAgttgaaaatgatagtttagtgACTAAAAAAGCATATTTAGTGGAACCAAATACCCACTGTCTATTCCTCACCAAATTTATCTATCTCGTTTTGGACGATTTCGGGGTGATGATCTGATTGCATgacttggacaccactttgtaTAATATGCTCATCTATGTACCAATCACTGCTAGATTATTGAGGTACTTCAAATATTTTCACATTTTAACTGCATCTGAATTTGTTCATTTTCATTGTTGGACATCTCAATTGAATTTACCAATGGAGGGTGTGGGTGAAGAAGGGATTAAAGTTTAATATAATGTCACAATTAAATCGGAGGtgagcaatgttttaaaaaccggaccggtcGGCGAACCGGCAAAGCTACTGGTTCATGGTTCAACCGGtcgaaccgttttactgttgcaaatgCACATAATTAAGTATACAATATACAAAACATATTAaatttacatataattaataatatatcaaaaaTATTAACTTTATATCTTAGttgtaatataaatattaaaatttagtagtaaatgactaaatttcataaatatttttgttggtaaataaaaataaatatatgattcattagttattgtagataaaaaaatttaatattttatttataaatagataaatttcattgtaactttaaaaaaaaagtgtattgaacaaaataatattatactattaagtaataattaaacatgaataattagttattttatgtaaaaatattaatatcaatggttagtgtatataaattaaatatatagtacaagaaaagtattaatattaagtaataataaattatatttacatataaaatatattaaatttatgtgtaattacaaactcatatattgtaaaAATCTAGTGATtattaaaacataattaaaaaatatattataattaacaatttcttaaaataatataaaatcaaaatgaattattattttatgtggattaaaaatatcatttttagtgtaTAAGAATAATTAATGTTGGAGTGGTAAAGGTGTTGGTATATAGAGAAGAGGTCATGGGTTCAAGTCTTGCCAacaacaaattttgaaaaagtaTTTTCTAAAGTAAAAAACCGTTTTCCGGTTCACGGTTGAACCGGTTTGACCGGCTAGTTTCGCCGGTCAGCAGCAGTTTAACATGTTGGCGGTTTctaggggtgaaccggaccggactgtCTATCGGTTCACGGTTGAACTGGCCagtccgatttttaaaatattggagGTGAGGGATTTTAAAGATTGTTATAAAGATtgttactctctccgtccactaATGTTGTTCATATTTGATTTGAcgtgggttttaaaaaaaattaaatgaaaaatctaGTGGAATGTCGGTCCAACTtctatgtattaattttataataaattttaagaGGATATATAATGGGTTAGTAGAAAATATGGTCTACTTACACGAATGGAAAAAAGGACAAAGTGGAAAATATTTTATGGATGAACCAAAATAATAAAGATGGACAAGATTCGGCAGATGGAGGGAAAGTTAATTTGGTTTTATCATACACTGATTCAAACTAAATGTGGACAGGATTCGGTGGATGgaatagtattatttaatttagtccAAATGTAAAATTATCTTAACAAATAAACTATTTTAATTCTCTGAATATAATACACAATCAAATGGAGTATTTAAATTGGACAGTCGTGAGATTCGCTTAGATGTTATTTTGAACAATGACATGTCAAGCCACCAAattaataatgtatatttttgtaAACTCTTCCTCAGCCCCAACTctcacataaaaataaaataaaatttttaatctcTAATTTGCATAAATTATATGATATGGAATTGTAATGATGTAGATCTAATCAGCTGAAGTTACATGCACAAAATGAATTGGATGTCTGATTGTATTCTACATGGCAAAATAATTTGTTGTAGAAAGCAATGTTTGGAAAAGCATACACCACATATTAGACTCCAAACACCAATATATCTCCAACATGAATACATTACCACTATGCTCCGAGCTCTCTCTCTACATATATATTTCTGACATACAATCAATAGAAACATATGGATTACCccacttaggccatccacaacgctgttcctataccgttcctaaaccgttccttaaattactatttgagggccccactgtactattttactccattccttaa
This DNA window, taken from Salvia splendens isolate huo1 chromosome 18, SspV2, whole genome shotgun sequence, encodes the following:
- the LOC121777169 gene encoding soluble starch synthase 3, chloroplastic/amyloplastic-like isoform X4, whose amino-acid sequence is MLISMLLNPKMKEYPTVRSVALQEKLAATGGVDDSYTSISELKRKEDEFLKLKLESEESLRKETINKLADANFRKGNKLFYYPELVKPDQHIEIFFNRSFSTLKNEPVVMIMGAFNDWKWKSFGMKLSKSHLKGDWWSCQLYVPKEAYKIDFVFYNGQDVYENNDEQDFCIAVEGGMDVFDFDNFLLEEKMREQEDLLRQKAERERQEEEQRYIEAEKAAIEADRAQAKEETAKTRGMMQVVMKKALISDDDVWYKEPKPWNVEGSGMVRLYYNRSSGPLSHAKDLWIHGGYNNWKDGLSIVSKLIKSGKDGDWWFADVVVPDRALVLDWVLADGPPQQAVVYDNNNMQDFHAIVPKSIAEELYWAEEEQILFRRLQTERRSREAAIRAKAEKTARLKAETKEKTLRTYLLSQKHIVYTDPLDVRAGSTVNLFYNPANTVLNGKSEVWLRCSFNRWTHRMGPLPPQKMIPAENSSHLKASVKVPLDAYMIDFVFSEREDGGIFDNKNGMDYHIPVLGGVVKEPPMHIVHISVEMAPIAKVGGLGDVVTSLSRAVQDMNHNVEIILPKYDCLNLSHVKDLQFHKSYSWGGTEIKVWSGKVEGISVYFLEPQNGLFWVGCIYGRGNDGDRFGFFCNAALEFLLQSGSHPDIIHCHDWSSAPVAWLFKEQYMHYGLSKARIVFTIHNLEFGAELIGKAMASADKATTVSPTYSREVSGNPVIAPYLYKFHGILNGIDPDIWDPYNDKFLPVSYTSENVVEGKQAAKEALQERLGLKKADLPMVGIITRLTHQKGIHLIKHAIWRTLERNGQVVLLGSAPDPRIQNDFVNLANQLHSSHTDRARLCLTYDEPLSHLIYAGADFILVPSIFEPCGLTQLTAMRYGSVPVVRKTGGLYDTVYDVDHDVDRAQEQGLQPNGFNFDGADAGGVDYALNRAISAWYDKREWFYALCKCVMEQDWSWNRPALDYLELYNAARK